The Armatimonadota bacterium genome includes a window with the following:
- a CDS encoding nucleotide-binding protein yields MSRELVVVTGMSGAGKTLAIHVFEDLNFYCIDNLPPELMPEAARLLTQDRADVKGLALVVDARAGTMFDHLIETFDRMRESPVDGFQRPKVLFLDASDEVLVQRFKETRRRHPLVTDTRGIMESIRYERELLSPLKERADKIIDTTKLEPLGLRKAIERYFSGQSPAESLVITVVSFGFKHGIPLEADVVFDVRFLANPHYVPRLRPYDGNCEPVRDYVMSDPLTEPLLQRLFDLVEFSIPQYAREGKAYLTIAIGCTGGRHRSVVVANELARFLSDRDYNVIVEHRDVGTGPL; encoded by the coding sequence GTGTCCCGCGAGCTTGTGGTGGTCACGGGCATGTCCGGGGCGGGCAAGACGCTCGCCATCCACGTGTTCGAAGACCTGAACTTCTACTGTATAGACAACCTGCCCCCGGAGCTAATGCCGGAGGCTGCCCGTCTTCTGACACAGGATCGGGCCGATGTGAAGGGTTTGGCGCTGGTGGTGGATGCCCGGGCCGGCACGATGTTCGACCACCTCATCGAGACTTTTGACAGGATGCGAGAGTCTCCCGTGGACGGCTTCCAGCGCCCCAAGGTGCTGTTTCTGGACGCAAGCGACGAGGTGCTGGTGCAGCGGTTCAAGGAGACACGCCGCCGCCATCCTCTGGTGACCGATACGCGCGGCATTATGGAGAGCATCCGCTACGAACGCGAACTCCTCTCGCCGCTCAAGGAGCGGGCGGACAAGATTATTGACACCACCAAGCTGGAGCCGCTGGGACTGCGCAAGGCCATCGAGCGCTATTTTTCGGGTCAGAGTCCGGCCGAGTCGCTGGTCATCACGGTTGTGTCCTTCGGGTTCAAGCACGGTATTCCGCTGGAGGCCGACGTCGTGTTCGACGTGCGCTTCCTTGCCAATCCCCATTATGTCCCCCGCCTGCGTCCCTATGACGGCAACTGCGAGCCGGTGCGCGACTACGTTATGTCGGACCCGCTGACGGAGCCTCTGCTGCAGCGGCTGTTCGATCTGGTTGAGTTCAGCATCCCGCAGTACGCCCGGGAAGGGAAGGCCTATCTCACCATCGCCATCGGATGCACGGGTGGACGCCATCGCTCCGTGGTGGTGGCCAACGAGCTGGCGCGGTTCCTGTCGGACAGGGACTACAACGTCATTGTGGAGCACAGGGACGTTGGCACAGGTCCGCTCTGA
- a CDS encoding sugar ABC transporter permease — protein MTRRQKAESLAAVAFLAPNVAGFLVFTLLPVLGAFVLAFTNWDLFRPPRWVGLFNFVSLLGWHYDEYAGRTVMNDPFFWKYVYNTLFLMMAIPIGIAGSLICALLMNQKLRGITAFRTIYFLPTVCSGVAILILWKWLYNNDIGLFNTLIRQFGDWIGVPLRGPNWLGSTEWAKPSLMLMGLWTGLGGFNMILYLAALQGVPREQYEAAAMDGASAWQTFWAVTWPGISPTTFFILIMSVIGGFQGGFMTANVMTQGGPAGSTTTIEYYIYNVAFTRFLMGYASAIAWVLFIVILAITLLTWRFGGRKVTYV, from the coding sequence ATGACCAGAAGACAGAAAGCAGAAAGCCTGGCGGCGGTCGCATTTCTTGCGCCCAATGTGGCAGGGTTCCTGGTGTTCACACTGCTGCCCGTTCTGGGAGCATTTGTGCTGGCGTTCACCAACTGGGACCTGTTCCGGCCACCCCGGTGGGTGGGGTTGTTCAACTTCGTCAGCCTGCTGGGCTGGCACTATGATGAATACGCCGGAAGGACGGTGATGAACGACCCGTTCTTCTGGAAATACGTCTACAACACGCTGTTCCTGATGATGGCTATTCCGATAGGGATCGCCGGGAGCTTGATCTGCGCCTTGCTGATGAATCAGAAGCTGCGCGGAATCACCGCGTTCCGCACCATCTACTTCCTCCCGACGGTCTGCAGCGGGGTGGCCATTCTGATCCTGTGGAAATGGCTTTACAACAATGACATCGGGTTGTTCAACACGCTGATCCGTCAGTTTGGAGACTGGATCGGGGTGCCTCTGCGGGGCCCCAACTGGCTGGGTAGTACGGAGTGGGCCAAGCCGTCCCTGATGCTGATGGGACTCTGGACAGGTCTGGGCGGGTTCAATATGATCCTGTATCTGGCGGCGCTGCAGGGTGTCCCCCGCGAGCAGTATGAGGCGGCTGCGATGGACGGGGCCAGCGCCTGGCAGACCTTCTGGGCCGTTACCTGGCCGGGAATCAGTCCCACCACGTTCTTTATCCTCATTATGAGCGTGATCGGCGGATTCCAGGGCGGATTTATGACGGCCAACGTCATGACCCAGGGAGGTCCGGCCGGGTCTACCACCACTATCGAATACTACATATACAACGTGGCGTTTACCCGGTTTTTGATGGGTTATGCTTCGGCCATCGCGTGGGTGCTTTTTATAGTGATCCTCGCCATCACCCTGCTTACGTGGCGGTTCGGAGGACGGAAGGTAACCTATGTCTGA
- the uvrC gene encoding UvrABC system protein C, whose translation MCDAGSAGAVAMSENRTSTLSNSLSAALDVVPALPGCYLFRDAAGNVIYVGKAVNLRSRVRSYFQKGASHPPRTAQMVRSAADVEWMVTDNEVEALILESTLIKKHRPYFNVRLKDDKSYPYVCVTINDPYPRVFFTRRHRLTRDGNLYFGPFTNARAVRDTLRTARRIFGIQSCRPRFTGQERLRPCLYYHLNQCMGPCTGEVDRDEYMRAVRQVCKLFEGRHDEVIRQLSAQMEEAAENLQFERAAALRDRIRAISQLAERQKVFSVDGTDQDVIGVARDGGDVVAHVFFIRTGRLIGQENFTLEADPAEPDASVVEQFLKQYYEGAPTIPAEVIIPVQPGDAQAIRNYLTERRGRSVRLIAPVRGEKRKLVEMVTRNAELELKQRVLRSASDRARAEQACMELAEALGLETPPVRIECFDISNLQGGYVVGSMAVFEDGLPARKEYRHFRVRTVKGQDDFGSLREVISRRLANAREGSGRFGELPDLMLIDGGRGQLSAALEAVRESGIEGLSVASLAKKEEEIFLPGSPEPVRLERHSAALRLVQHVRDEAHRFAVTYHRKLRGKGSLASLLDSVPGIGPARRSRLVREFGSVEEMRKLSVEDLARAPGMNRTVAMALYERLHSGEDGEGAHAA comes from the coding sequence ATGTGTGATGCCGGTTCCGCCGGCGCCGTCGCCATGTCAGAGAACAGGACCTCCACTCTCAGCAACAGCCTTTCCGCAGCGCTGGATGTCGTGCCGGCGCTCCCCGGATGCTACCTGTTCCGGGATGCGGCAGGGAACGTCATCTATGTTGGCAAGGCCGTCAACCTGCGCAGCCGCGTGCGAAGTTACTTCCAGAAAGGAGCCTCTCATCCGCCCCGGACGGCGCAGATGGTTCGCTCGGCTGCTGATGTCGAATGGATGGTGACGGACAATGAGGTCGAGGCGCTCATCCTGGAGAGCACGCTCATCAAGAAGCACCGGCCCTACTTCAACGTCCGGCTCAAGGATGACAAGAGCTATCCTTACGTATGCGTCACCATCAATGATCCTTATCCTCGCGTCTTCTTTACCCGCCGCCACCGCCTGACCCGCGACGGGAATCTTTACTTCGGTCCCTTCACCAACGCGCGCGCCGTCCGCGATACACTGCGGACTGCACGCCGCATCTTCGGTATTCAGAGTTGCCGTCCGCGTTTCACGGGCCAGGAGCGCCTCCGCCCCTGTCTTTACTACCACTTGAACCAGTGTATGGGACCGTGCACGGGCGAGGTGGACCGTGACGAGTATATGCGGGCTGTCCGCCAGGTGTGCAAGCTGTTCGAAGGCCGTCACGATGAGGTCATCCGCCAGCTCTCCGCGCAGATGGAGGAAGCTGCGGAGAACCTGCAGTTCGAACGTGCCGCAGCGCTGCGCGACCGTATCCGTGCAATCTCTCAACTGGCGGAGCGCCAGAAGGTCTTTTCCGTGGACGGAACCGACCAGGATGTGATCGGAGTTGCGCGGGATGGCGGCGACGTGGTGGCGCACGTGTTCTTCATCCGGACAGGCAGGCTGATCGGGCAGGAGAACTTTACCCTGGAGGCTGACCCCGCCGAACCGGATGCCTCGGTGGTGGAGCAGTTCCTCAAGCAGTATTACGAGGGGGCTCCCACCATCCCGGCCGAGGTGATCATCCCCGTGCAGCCCGGGGATGCACAAGCCATACGCAACTATCTTACCGAACGGAGGGGGAGGAGCGTGCGCCTGATTGCGCCGGTCCGGGGAGAGAAGAGAAAGCTGGTGGAGATGGTCACACGCAACGCGGAGCTGGAGCTGAAGCAGCGGGTGCTTCGCAGCGCATCGGACCGGGCACGGGCTGAGCAGGCGTGCATGGAGCTGGCAGAGGCCCTGGGCCTGGAGACTCCCCCCGTTCGCATCGAATGCTTCGATATCTCCAACCTGCAGGGCGGCTATGTGGTCGGTTCGATGGCAGTCTTCGAGGACGGCCTTCCAGCGCGCAAAGAGTACCGGCATTTCCGCGTTCGCACCGTAAAGGGACAGGATGATTTTGGTAGCTTGAGAGAGGTCATCAGCCGTAGACTGGCGAACGCCCGCGAGGGGAGTGGGCGGTTCGGGGAACTGCCGGACCTGATGTTGATAGACGGAGGCCGCGGTCAGTTGAGCGCCGCGCTGGAGGCGGTGCGGGAGTCGGGAATAGAAGGACTATCGGTCGCATCGCTTGCCAAGAAGGAGGAGGAGATCTTCCTGCCGGGCAGCCCCGAGCCCGTGAGACTGGAGCGTCACTCTGCCGCCCTAAGACTGGTGCAGCATGTTCGCGACGAGGCCCACCGTTTTGCTGTCACATATCACCGGAAGCTGAGAGGGAAGGGCAGCCTGGCCTCGCTGCTCGATAGCGTTCCTGGCATCGGCCCGGCGCGGCGGTCGCGGCTGGTCCGGGAGTTCGGGTCGGTGGAGGAGATGAGAAAGCTCTCCGTGGAGGATCTGGCCCGAGCCCCCGGGATGAACCGCACTGTGGCGATGGCCCTATACGAGCGTCTGCATTCCGGCGAAGATGGTGAGGGTGCCCATGCCGCTTGA
- the htpX gene encoding protease HtpX: MNQVKTVLLLGLLTGLLMVAGQAVGGKQGMLVGLVFAAVMNIGAYWFSDRIVLAMYRAKPADESTYPELVALVRDLTVNAGLPMPKVYVIPTMTPNAFATGRDPQHAAVAATEGIMRLLTREELAAVMAHELAHVKHRDTLISALAATIAGAISYLAHIAQWGMIFAGGNRDRENGGANAIAMLLTIIVMPIAAMLVQMAISRSREFLADEGGARISGNPRALASALAKLERGVEAMPMEAEPATAHMFIVNPLRGGGFLSLFSTHPPTAQRIARLEEMARRGVGLAGTYR, encoded by the coding sequence ATGAATCAGGTCAAAACCGTCCTGCTGCTCGGGTTGTTAACAGGTCTTCTGATGGTTGCCGGACAGGCGGTCGGCGGCAAGCAGGGGATGCTTGTCGGTCTGGTATTCGCCGCCGTGATGAATATCGGCGCATATTGGTTCAGCGACCGGATCGTGCTGGCGATGTACCGGGCGAAGCCGGCGGATGAAAGTACGTATCCGGAGCTGGTTGCGCTGGTGAGGGATCTGACGGTCAACGCCGGCCTTCCGATGCCTAAGGTCTACGTCATCCCCACAATGACGCCCAACGCCTTCGCCACGGGCCGCGACCCGCAGCATGCGGCCGTTGCCGCCACGGAAGGCATCATGCGCCTGCTCACCCGCGAGGAGCTGGCGGCGGTCATGGCGCACGAGCTTGCGCACGTGAAGCATCGTGATACTCTCATCTCCGCCCTTGCGGCCACAATCGCCGGGGCCATCAGCTATCTGGCGCACATCGCCCAGTGGGGGATGATCTTCGCCGGGGGCAACCGGGATCGCGAGAATGGCGGGGCGAATGCCATCGCAATGCTGCTGACCATCATCGTGATGCCCATCGCTGCCATGCTGGTGCAGATGGCCATCTCCCGCAGTCGGGAGTTTCTGGCGGACGAGGGGGGTGCCCGCATCTCGGGCAATCCCCGGGCACTGGCGAGCGCTTTGGCCAAACTGGAGCGCGGCGTGGAAGCTATGCCCATGGAAGCTGAGCCAGCCACGGCTCACATGTTCATTGTGAATCCGCTGCGCGGAGGCGGCTTCCTGTCGCTGTTCAGCACGCACCCTCCGACGGCCCAGCGCATCGCGCGCCTGGAGGAGATGGCGCGCCGCGGAGTGGGGCTGGCTGGCACATACCGCTGA
- a CDS encoding Maf-like protein — translation MKAAPPRVVLASASPRRRELLGCIVREFRVVEPGIDEEVHFAPPLEQGIQDVARAKCLAVAASFPEELVIAADTVVAVDGELLGKPSGAEDAARMLRLLSGREHRVLTGVAVALKGALRTGCESTRVVFDRISDEQIAAYVASGEPFDKAGAYGIQGRASIFVKEIEGCYFNVVGLPLHLLGKLLEGCGWPAWRLW, via the coding sequence GTGAAAGCAGCGCCTCCCCGGGTGGTCCTCGCGTCGGCGTCCCCTCGCAGGCGGGAGCTGCTGGGCTGCATTGTCCGGGAATTCCGGGTGGTTGAGCCGGGTATAGATGAAGAGGTCCATTTTGCTCCGCCGCTGGAACAGGGGATCCAGGATGTGGCGCGCGCCAAATGCCTGGCGGTGGCCGCATCCTTTCCCGAAGAGCTCGTGATCGCCGCGGACACCGTTGTGGCGGTGGACGGCGAGCTCCTTGGCAAGCCGTCCGGTGCGGAAGACGCGGCGCGGATGCTTCGGTTGCTCTCGGGACGGGAGCACCGGGTCCTGACCGGCGTGGCGGTTGCCCTGAAGGGCGCGCTAAGAACGGGCTGCGAGAGCACCCGCGTCGTGTTCGACCGGATATCCGACGAGCAGATCGCGGCCTATGTGGCAAGCGGCGAGCCGTTCGACAAGGCGGGCGCCTACGGCATTCAGGGGCGTGCCAGCATCTTCGTTAAGGAGATCGAGGGGTGCTACTTCAACGTGGTGGGCCTGCCGCTCCATCTGCTGGGGAAGTTATTAGAGGGTTGTGGCTGGCCGGCCTGGCGGCTCTGGTGA
- a CDS encoding ABC transporter substrate-binding protein, with protein MSRTPDRRPPLAAAGAVLASVFLGAALLTAPGCAPGRSAREGKVTVRWVVDPNPVRQDQIAGFYRTHGRGIEIILDPDAGRQKVLTQLAGGIYPELFAIYDPATVQVFARKGVLTDLRPMMKRHGIRLEDFWPQLAPYMLYGDQVVGLPDNCGTYVVFYNKRLFREAGVPYPREGWNWNDLLEAARKLTRRDERGRTLQFGIGYIEPWTIFWQYGARMYSEDGKRCLLDSPEAKKAAEFWASFRLTERVTPTPSEEQGLAAMGGWGGTANLFKAEKIAMHIVGRWMSVEYRKNKDLEWDVAPVPQTGKVRATLLASKVYAIPKGNRNKEAAFTFLKYLMSKENQLIVAATGDGIPSIRAYGQSREFLYNPDYPNERNNQVFLDEMRWARPPEVSPYISELDATAIFNEEMDLMWQREQTPFQACERIARRINAIIRRNIANPNLLD; from the coding sequence ATGTCGCGGACTCCTGACAGGCGGCCGCCCCTGGCAGCAGCGGGGGCCGTTCTGGCATCGGTTTTTCTGGGGGCGGCGCTCCTGACGGCTCCGGGGTGCGCCCCCGGCCGCTCCGCCCGGGAGGGGAAGGTCACTGTCCGATGGGTGGTGGACCCGAACCCTGTCCGTCAAGATCAGATCGCGGGCTTCTACCGCACGCACGGGCGAGGCATAGAGATCATCCTGGATCCGGACGCCGGGCGGCAGAAGGTGCTGACCCAGCTTGCCGGTGGCATCTACCCGGAGCTGTTCGCCATCTATGACCCGGCCACCGTGCAGGTGTTCGCCCGGAAGGGCGTGCTAACGGACCTGCGGCCGATGATGAAACGTCACGGCATCCGGCTGGAAGACTTCTGGCCGCAGCTCGCTCCTTATATGCTTTATGGCGACCAGGTCGTGGGCCTGCCCGACAACTGCGGCACCTATGTCGTCTTCTATAACAAGCGCCTCTTCCGCGAAGCCGGAGTCCCCTACCCCCGGGAAGGCTGGAACTGGAACGATCTGCTGGAAGCCGCCCGCAAGCTGACCAGGCGCGACGAGCGGGGAAGAACGCTCCAGTTCGGAATCGGCTACATCGAGCCCTGGACCATCTTCTGGCAGTACGGCGCGCGGATGTACTCCGAAGACGGCAAACGGTGCCTGCTCGACTCGCCTGAAGCGAAAAAGGCTGCCGAGTTCTGGGCGTCATTTCGCCTGACGGAGCGGGTGACCCCTACCCCGAGCGAGGAGCAGGGGCTTGCGGCCATGGGCGGATGGGGCGGCACGGCCAACCTTTTCAAAGCCGAGAAGATCGCCATGCACATCGTGGGGCGCTGGATGAGCGTGGAATACCGCAAGAACAAAGACCTGGAATGGGACGTGGCGCCGGTCCCGCAGACAGGCAAGGTGCGCGCGACACTCCTGGCCAGCAAGGTCTACGCCATCCCCAAGGGCAACAGGAACAAGGAGGCAGCATTCACGTTCCTGAAATATCTAATGAGCAAGGAGAATCAGCTCATCGTGGCCGCCACCGGCGACGGCATACCCAGTATCCGCGCCTACGGGCAAAGCCGGGAGTTCCTGTACAACCCGGACTATCCGAACGAACGAAACAATCAGGTCTTTCTGGACGAGATGCGGTGGGCTCGGCCACCTGAGGTTTCGCCCTATATCTCGGAGCTAGACGCTACGGCAATTTTCAACGAGGAGATGGATCTGATGTGGCAGCGCGAGCAGACCCCGTTTCAGGCGTGCGAGCGCATTGCCCGGAGGATCAATGCCATCATCCGCCGCAACATCGCCAACCCGAACCTGTTGGACTGA
- a CDS encoding xylulokinase, with the protein MDCILVHDLGTTGDKAALFSLKGELIASHTEPYSTRQLPGGGFEQNPADWLSAMAHATREVLHAARVRPGDIAGISLSGHMMGVVALDAANRPVRPAILHSDIRAAAQARRLRRGDLPTRIHRIAGNPLDVHYPWLKIAWLRDSEPDSYRAARLFVQCKDYVTSWLTGSEPVTDYSDASLYGCWDFHRMDWSGELCEAAGIEQDRLPRVARAGEKAGQLRPEAARELGLPVGVPVFIGLGDGASAAVGAGAWEPGSCYTYIGSTAWVARTAREPVIDPEGRLFTLAIVPERFTSIGTVQSAGAAWDWAVTRLCEAHFETAESLAAATPPGSNGLLFLPYLAGERSPIWNDNARGVWFGLSTSHGVGELLRSVLEGVSLALGGILCDICRCSEDAPDEIRLIGGGARVRLWRQILADCFSRPCACPDEVGQATSRGAYAAAAVGLGAIAGFQESARLVPPAHTVRPVAAHSALYQAMQPLFEDLYSRLKAAYDDLARLRVRLRALEVTDAAV; encoded by the coding sequence ATGGATTGCATCCTGGTTCATGATCTGGGGACCACAGGCGACAAGGCGGCGTTGTTCAGCCTGAAGGGGGAGCTCATCGCCTCCCATACGGAACCTTACTCCACGCGTCAACTGCCCGGCGGAGGGTTCGAGCAGAACCCCGCGGACTGGCTTTCTGCGATGGCTCACGCAACCCGGGAGGTGCTTCACGCAGCGCGCGTGCGCCCGGGAGACATCGCGGGCATCTCGCTCTCCGGCCATATGATGGGGGTGGTCGCGCTGGACGCTGCTAACCGTCCGGTGAGGCCTGCCATCCTTCACAGCGATATCCGCGCGGCGGCTCAGGCCAGACGGCTCCGGCGGGGAGATCTCCCGACAAGGATCCACCGGATCGCGGGAAATCCGCTGGATGTGCATTATCCCTGGCTGAAGATCGCCTGGCTTCGAGACAGTGAGCCGGACAGCTACCGTGCGGCGCGGCTTTTCGTCCAGTGCAAGGACTACGTGACCTCCTGGCTCACGGGAAGCGAGCCTGTTACCGATTACTCCGATGCATCTCTTTATGGATGCTGGGATTTCCATCGGATGGACTGGAGCGGCGAACTGTGCGAAGCGGCAGGCATCGAGCAGGACCGGCTGCCGCGCGTGGCCCGAGCAGGTGAGAAGGCAGGGCAGTTGCGTCCCGAGGCCGCCAGGGAACTCGGGCTTCCGGTGGGAGTCCCGGTGTTCATCGGACTGGGAGACGGCGCGTCTGCGGCAGTGGGCGCGGGAGCCTGGGAGCCGGGCTCCTGCTATACATACATTGGCAGTACGGCCTGGGTGGCCCGGACTGCACGGGAGCCGGTGATAGACCCCGAAGGCCGCCTTTTCACCCTGGCCATCGTTCCGGAACGGTTCACCTCCATAGGCACGGTGCAAAGTGCCGGAGCAGCATGGGACTGGGCGGTGACGCGGCTATGCGAGGCCCATTTCGAGACGGCCGAGTCTCTGGCCGCGGCGACTCCTCCGGGTTCCAACGGCCTTCTGTTCCTGCCGTATCTGGCCGGTGAGCGCTCACCCATCTGGAACGACAATGCCCGAGGGGTCTGGTTTGGGCTTTCAACCTCGCACGGGGTGGGGGAGCTGCTCCGTTCGGTGCTGGAAGGGGTGTCGCTGGCTCTGGGCGGCATTCTCTGTGATATCTGCCGCTGTTCCGAAGACGCGCCCGATGAGATCCGTCTGATCGGGGGAGGAGCCCGCGTCCGGTTGTGGAGGCAAATTCTGGCGGACTGCTTCTCCCGGCCATGCGCCTGTCCGGACGAAGTGGGGCAGGCCACTTCGCGCGGGGCGTACGCCGCGGCCGCGGTTGGCCTGGGCGCCATTGCCGGCTTCCAGGAGAGCGCCCGTCTTGTTCCTCCGGCGCATACCGTCCGGCCCGTGGCGGCGCACTCCGCACTGTACCAAGCGATGCAGCCCCTGTTTGAAGACCTGTATTCCCGTCTAAAGGCAGCCTATGATGATCTTGCCAGACTGCGCGTGCGCCTGCGCGCTCTGGAGGTGACGGATGCCGCTGTATGA
- a CDS encoding 3-isopropylmalate dehydrogenase yields the protein MYKIAVIPGDGTGPEVTAEALKVLNAVAAKVGFKYETQEYDFGGDRYLRTGEVLPESAPDELRSFDAILLGAIGHPDVKPGILEQGILLKLRFTLDQYINLRPVKLYPGVWTPIKDKGPEDIDFVVVRENTEGAYVGMGGFFKKGTPDEIAIQEDVNTRKGVERCIRYAFEYTRKRNKANQLTLCAKTNVLTYGHDLWDRVFHEVGQADYPDIKREYAHVDATCMWMVKNPEWFDVIVTPNMFGDIITDLGAMIQGGMGIAAGGNINPNGVSMFEPIGGSAPKYTGKGVINPLAAICSMQMMLEHLGEEKAAALVESAVAWATSEKLQSMSAGKMGYSTSEVGDMIAQHVADS from the coding sequence ATGTACAAGATCGCAGTCATTCCGGGAGACGGGACCGGCCCGGAGGTCACAGCAGAGGCGCTGAAAGTGCTGAACGCCGTCGCCGCGAAGGTGGGCTTCAAATATGAGACCCAGGAATACGACTTCGGGGGCGACCGCTACCTGAGGACCGGGGAGGTGCTCCCGGAGAGCGCTCCGGACGAACTGCGCTCCTTCGACGCAATCCTTCTGGGAGCTATCGGTCATCCGGATGTCAAACCCGGCATCCTGGAGCAGGGCATCCTTCTGAAGCTGCGGTTTACACTGGACCAGTACATCAACCTACGGCCCGTCAAGCTTTACCCCGGTGTCTGGACGCCCATCAAGGACAAGGGGCCGGAGGACATTGACTTCGTCGTCGTGCGGGAAAACACGGAAGGTGCTTACGTCGGAATGGGCGGGTTCTTCAAGAAGGGCACTCCGGACGAGATCGCCATTCAGGAAGACGTCAACACTCGCAAGGGCGTCGAACGCTGCATCCGCTACGCCTTCGAGTATACCCGCAAGCGCAACAAGGCCAACCAGTTAACCCTGTGCGCCAAGACCAACGTTCTGACCTACGGGCACGACCTTTGGGACCGCGTGTTCCACGAGGTGGGACAGGCGGATTATCCCGACATCAAGCGGGAGTATGCCCACGTGGACGCCACCTGCATGTGGATGGTGAAGAACCCGGAATGGTTCGACGTGATCGTGACGCCGAACATGTTCGGGGACATCATCACCGACCTGGGCGCCATGATTCAGGGCGGAATGGGCATCGCGGCAGGCGGCAATATCAACCCGAACGGAGTCTCGATGTTCGAACCGATCGGCGGCAGCGCCCCGAAATACACCGGCAAGGGGGTCATCAACCCGCTTGCGGCCATCTGCAGCATGCAGATGATGCTGGAGCATCTGGGCGAGGAGAAGGCCGCCGCGCTGGTGGAGTCCGCCGTGGCGTGGGCGACCAGCGAGAAGCTGCAGAGTATGTCCGCCGGCAAGATGGGCTACAGCACATCGGAGGTGGGCGATATGATCGCGCAGCATGTCGCGGACTCCTGA
- the ychF gene encoding ribosome-binding ATPase YchF: MKIGIVGRPASGKTTLFQALCRGQAQVSHSKEPVHGVVVVPDERFDHLVRLYNPKKISPATIDFVDDIARLGTERGRVFSDEAMGELRTTDAITYVIDAFDSSAPDADAVRAEAVEFLEELSLRDLMIVEGRLERIAKQVRGPQALAALKVEQDALEKVREALEAGRKVSDLDLPENESRAVAGFQLLAAKPVIFAVNVGEDHIPDATEILGPALSALQEAGSPAFCLSAEIEKEVAQLPEEEQAEYLAGYGIQEPVRDRLIRSVYERCRLITFFTVSEKEVHAWPLPAGSTALDAADSIHSDLARGFIRAEVISWPDIRDAGGWDQAKAAGKLRLVGKEHVIEDGDCLYIRFKV, encoded by the coding sequence ATGAAGATCGGGATCGTTGGCAGACCGGCATCCGGGAAGACCACGCTGTTTCAGGCACTCTGCCGGGGACAGGCGCAGGTGTCTCATTCCAAAGAGCCGGTGCACGGCGTTGTGGTGGTGCCGGACGAGCGGTTCGACCACCTCGTGCGTCTCTACAATCCCAAGAAGATCAGCCCCGCCACCATAGACTTCGTGGATGATATCGCGCGCCTGGGCACGGAGAGGGGCAGGGTGTTTTCCGACGAGGCGATGGGGGAGCTGCGCACCACCGACGCCATCACCTACGTCATTGACGCGTTCGATTCGAGCGCCCCGGACGCCGATGCCGTGCGCGCGGAGGCTGTGGAGTTCCTGGAGGAGCTCTCCCTGCGGGATCTGATGATCGTCGAGGGAAGGCTGGAGCGGATCGCAAAGCAGGTCCGCGGACCGCAGGCCCTTGCTGCTCTCAAAGTGGAGCAGGATGCTCTGGAGAAGGTCAGGGAGGCGCTGGAGGCTGGACGCAAGGTGAGCGATCTTGATCTGCCGGAGAACGAGTCGCGGGCCGTGGCGGGGTTCCAGCTGCTGGCGGCCAAGCCGGTCATCTTTGCCGTAAATGTCGGAGAAGACCACATCCCTGATGCCACAGAAATTCTGGGCCCGGCGCTCAGCGCGTTGCAAGAGGCGGGCTCCCCCGCCTTTTGCCTCTCGGCGGAGATCGAAAAGGAAGTGGCGCAACTTCCTGAGGAGGAGCAGGCCGAGTATCTGGCGGGCTACGGCATTCAGGAGCCGGTGCGGGACCGGCTTATCCGCTCCGTATACGAGCGATGCCGCCTCATCACCTTCTTCACGGTCAGCGAGAAGGAGGTCCATGCCTGGCCTCTTCCGGCGGGCAGCACGGCTCTGGATGCGGCGGACAGCATCCATTCGGACCTCGCAAGAGGGTTCATCCGGGCCGAGGTGATCTCCTGGCCGGACATCCGCGACGCCGGGGGGTGGGACCAGGCGAAGGCCGCTGGCAAGCTTCGCCTGGTGGGTAAAGAGCACGTCATCGAGGACGGGGACTGTCTTTACATCCGCTTCAAGGTGTGA